A region from the Paludicola sp. MB14-C6 genome encodes:
- a CDS encoding Gldg family protein encodes MKKNVFANRRFKHGSLATIITIGFIVAIFIINFIATLLLERFPLNIDLTKEKRFALTQESVNYIKKLDQDVNMIVCADEATLKGLGDLYVQGYEIIKNYAKYNGKIDIKFVNLKKDPSFAKKYPKVTVNEGDIIIESKLRYKKVPINDLFESNQTEYGQVTYSSVAEQKLTSSLMYVTDKSPAVVTLIGGQDNVDVKGYTELLETNNYTIQSVNLLSQDIDAKSDLVILPTPKGDFTADQIKKLETYLDNNGKFGKSIVFVSAYNKEVGPLLKSFLADWGLEIGEGVITDSNTRNLVNNEFGLVNQLADESIKKQLNSADLPIITPFASPIKQLFTEKDNRKTAVITKSAATGKLASTDENKKLDATGEFNTMVRATREKYVGSTMKYSTIIALSSPEFLNTNFLQYAGCNNGDLVMTITNNLTEKEDAVKILPIQFANETITVSKAQVSIINLILTIIIPLVALVIGTVIWFRRRHL; translated from the coding sequence ATGAAAAAGAATGTTTTTGCTAATCGTCGCTTTAAGCATGGCTCTCTAGCGACCATTATTACAATAGGATTTATTGTTGCAATTTTTATTATCAATTTTATCGCAACATTATTATTGGAAAGATTTCCATTAAATATTGACCTTACAAAAGAAAAACGTTTTGCATTAACACAAGAAAGTGTCAATTATATTAAAAAATTAGACCAAGATGTAAATATGATTGTTTGTGCTGATGAAGCTACGTTAAAAGGTCTAGGTGATTTATATGTACAAGGATATGAAATCATCAAAAATTACGCAAAATATAACGGTAAAATCGATATTAAATTTGTTAATTTAAAAAAGGATCCTAGCTTTGCAAAAAAATATCCTAAAGTAACAGTTAACGAGGGCGACATCATTATCGAAAGTAAGCTCCGTTACAAAAAAGTTCCGATCAATGATTTATTTGAAAGCAATCAAACCGAATATGGACAAGTAACTTACAGCTCTGTTGCAGAACAAAAGCTAACAAGCTCTCTCATGTACGTAACAGATAAAAGCCCAGCTGTTGTAACGCTTATTGGCGGACAAGACAATGTTGACGTTAAAGGTTATACAGAATTATTAGAAACAAACAACTACACCATTCAAAGCGTTAACTTACTATCTCAAGATATTGATGCAAAATCCGATTTAGTAATTCTTCCAACGCCAAAAGGCGATTTTACAGCAGATCAAATTAAAAAATTAGAAACTTACTTAGACAACAACGGTAAGTTTGGAAAATCCATTGTATTTGTTTCTGCTTATAATAAAGAAGTTGGTCCTTTATTGAAATCATTCTTGGCAGATTGGGGCTTAGAAATCGGCGAAGGCGTTATTACCGATTCTAATACACGTAATCTAGTAAATAATGAATTTGGATTAGTAAATCAGTTGGCTGATGAGTCTATTAAAAAGCAATTAAATTCAGCTGACCTTCCAATTATCACCCCATTTGCAAGTCCAATCAAACAGTTATTTACTGAAAAAGATAACCGTAAAACAGCTGTTATTACAAAATCTGCAGCTACAGGTAAATTAGCATCAACAGATGAAAACAAAAAGTTAGATGCTACTGGTGAATTCAATACCATGGTAAGAGCAACTCGTGAAAAATATGTTGGAAGCACTATGAAATATTCAACCATTATTGCTCTTTCTTCACCTGAATTCTTAAATACAAATTTCTTACAATACGCAGGCTGTAATAACGGCGATTTAGTAATGACTATTACAAACAACTTAACTGAAAAAGAAGATGCTGTTAAGATTCTGCCAATTCAATTTGCAAATGAAACTATCACAGTTTCAAAAGCACAAGTATCTATTATTAACTTAATCTTAACAATCATTATTCCGTTAGTTGCGCTTGTTATAGGTACTGTTATTTGGTTCCGCAGGAGGCATTTATGA
- a CDS encoding ABC transporter permease subunit, which translates to MLAVFKRELRSYFQSPIGYVFLAFMFVFGGFFFSAVLSQNSTKIEYVFSSLFTIVIILIPLLTMRLLSEEKKQKTDQLLLTAPVNISGIVIGKYLAAFVMYLIGLCSTIVYVIVLATFAKPNWNIFLGNFLGLALVGGAILAIGLFISSLTESQMIAAIGSYGIVLFILSFDTIAQKIPVTAISTFLSKLSMNARYTDFVNGILNVSHIIFFISFIVVFNFLTVRVLEKKRWS; encoded by the coding sequence ATGCTTGCTGTATTTAAAAGAGAATTAAGATCTTATTTTCAATCTCCAATTGGTTATGTTTTCTTAGCCTTTATGTTTGTGTTTGGTGGATTTTTCTTCTCAGCTGTATTATCTCAAAACTCAACTAAAATTGAATATGTATTCAGTTCATTATTTACAATCGTTATTATATTAATTCCACTATTAACAATGAGATTGTTAAGTGAAGAGAAAAAGCAAAAAACAGACCAATTATTATTAACTGCTCCTGTTAACATCAGCGGTATTGTTATTGGTAAATATCTTGCAGCATTTGTAATGTATTTAATTGGTCTTTGTTCTACAATTGTATATGTTATTGTATTAGCTACCTTTGCAAAACCAAACTGGAACATTTTCTTAGGAAACTTTTTAGGATTAGCTTTAGTTGGTGGTGCAATTCTTGCAATCGGCTTATTTATTTCTTCATTAACAGAAAGTCAAATGATTGCAGCAATCGGAAGCTATGGTATTGTATTATTTATTCTTTCATTTGATACAATTGCTCAAAAAATTCCGGTTACAGCTATTTCAACTTTCCTTTCAAAATTATCTATGAATGCAAGATATACTGATTTCGTAAATGGTATTTTGAATGTATCACATATTATATTCTTTATCAGTTTTATAGTAGTCTTTAACTTCTTAACAGTTAGAGTACTTGAAAAGAAAAGATGGAGCTAA
- a CDS encoding ABC transporter ATP-binding protein: MIEVKNLTKRYGQKLAVDNVSFTVNKGEILGFLGPNGAGKSTTMNILTGYLSATDGVAKIGEFDILENPIEAKRAIGYLPEQPPLYLDMTVKEYLDFIYDLKKVKLPKEAHIKEVCDVVKISNVYNRVIKNLSKGYKQRVGLAQAIIGNPEVLILDEPTVGLDPKQIIEIRNLIKTLGQKHTVILSSHILPEIQAVCDRVIVISQGKLVANDTTTNLSREMSEDRYYVLLVEGPENDVYKTLQGIAGMKSVVTNGKRENNVYEYTVEAEENVDVRREIFKRLAERNWPMLGLRSSELSLEDIFLKLTKENGGVQ; the protein is encoded by the coding sequence ATGATAGAAGTAAAAAATCTCACCAAGAGATACGGACAAAAGCTTGCAGTTGATAATGTTAGCTTTACCGTGAACAAAGGTGAAATTTTAGGTTTTCTAGGGCCTAACGGTGCTGGAAAATCAACGACAATGAACATTTTGACAGGCTATTTATCCGCTACCGATGGTGTAGCGAAAATTGGTGAATTTGATATTCTTGAAAATCCAATTGAAGCAAAAAGGGCAATTGGCTATCTTCCGGAACAACCACCTCTATATCTGGATATGACAGTTAAGGAGTATTTAGATTTTATTTATGACTTAAAGAAAGTGAAACTGCCAAAAGAAGCTCATATTAAAGAAGTTTGTGATGTTGTTAAAATCTCAAATGTATATAACCGTGTAATTAAAAACCTATCAAAAGGTTATAAACAACGTGTAGGTTTAGCGCAAGCAATTATCGGAAATCCTGAGGTTTTAATTTTGGACGAGCCTACAGTAGGTCTTGACCCAAAACAAATTATTGAAATTCGTAACCTAATTAAAACATTAGGTCAAAAGCATACTGTTATTCTTTCTTCACATATTCTTCCTGAAATCCAAGCTGTTTGTGATCGTGTAATCGTTATCTCTCAAGGTAAATTGGTTGCAAATGATACAACAACCAACTTGTCAAGAGAAATGAGCGAAGATCGTTATTACGTTTTATTGGTTGAAGGCCCAGAGAATGATGTTTATAAAACATTACAAGGCATCGCTGGTATGAAATCAGTTGTAACAAACGGAAAACGTGAAAACAACGTATATGAATATACAGTTGAAGCAGAAGAAAATGTTGATGTTCGCCGTGAAATTTTCAAACGGTTAGCTGAAAGAAATTGGCCAATGTTAGGATTACGTTCTAGCGAACTTTCATTAGAAGACATCTTCTTAAAACTAACAAAAGAAAACGGAGGTGTACAATAA
- a CDS encoding aldose epimerase family protein, with amino-acid sequence MTKIKQQSFSKLSSGEEIQLFCLDNGETQVEIINLGAAIVSITTPDKNGNSDDICLGLSSADAYYNQTAYLGVVAGRYANRIAKGKFSINNNEYQLNCNNGENHLHGGNIGFSKRVWNYKIINDETNPKLRLSLTSPNLEEGFPGTVNAAVEYSLDENNRLTIHYQGTTDQDTVLNLTNHTYFNLAGHNKGTILEHRLFVNGDFFARVNEQAIPTGELVPVKDTPFDFTATEPMHLIGERINADNQDLHNCGGYDHSYALNGKGKQLIQAATLYHEATGRVLNVYTNKPAMQLYTGNALDGTHIGKQGCIYNQNAGVCLETQFMPDSPNQPQFPCCVLKANDVYDYTTVFEFTTKD; translated from the coding sequence ATGACAAAGATTAAACAGCAAAGCTTTTCAAAGTTATCATCGGGTGAAGAAATACAGTTGTTTTGTTTAGATAATGGAGAAACGCAAGTAGAAATTATCAACTTGGGCGCTGCTATTGTATCTATTACAACACCTGATAAGAATGGCAACTCTGATGATATTTGTTTAGGCTTGTCTTCAGCAGATGCGTATTATAATCAAACTGCCTATTTAGGAGTTGTTGCAGGACGCTATGCAAATCGAATAGCGAAGGGCAAGTTTTCAATCAACAATAATGAATATCAGTTGAACTGCAATAATGGTGAGAATCATCTACATGGAGGAAATATTGGATTTTCCAAACGTGTGTGGAATTACAAAATTATTAACGATGAAACAAATCCAAAGCTAAGGCTCAGCTTGACGAGTCCCAATTTAGAAGAAGGCTTTCCCGGAACAGTAAACGCTGCGGTAGAGTATTCTTTAGATGAAAATAATCGATTAACAATCCATTATCAAGGTACAACTGACCAAGATACAGTACTGAATTTAACCAATCATACTTATTTTAATTTGGCTGGTCATAATAAAGGAACAATTTTGGAGCATCGGTTATTTGTAAACGGCGATTTCTTTGCTAGAGTGAATGAACAGGCAATCCCAACGGGTGAGCTAGTGCCAGTAAAAGATACTCCATTTGATTTTACGGCAACTGAACCAATGCATTTGATTGGTGAACGTATTAACGCTGATAATCAAGATTTGCATAATTGTGGTGGGTATGATCATAGCTATGCATTAAACGGGAAAGGTAAACAATTGATTCAAGCTGCTACATTATATCATGAAGCAACAGGAAGAGTTTTAAATGTTTACACGAATAAGCCTGCAATGCAGTTGTATACAGGGAATGCATTGGATGGTACGCATATTGGAAAGCAAGGCTGTATCTATAATCAAAATGCCGGTGTATGTTTAGAAACACAGTTTATGCCAGATTCGCCAAATCAGCCTCAGTTTCCATGTTGTGTTTTGAAAGCAAATGATGTGTATGATTACACTACTGTTTTTGAATTTACAACCAAAGATTAA
- a CDS encoding SpoIID/LytB domain-containing protein: MKGILWNLIALLCAVAIFSGSIVYAASNIEKITANSSNTIGEDDFYQSDVGIGDLLSSENSNQSSSNNSSQLSSVESSAPSSSIPSSSKVSSKQQSSKQQSSIPHSSKPKPSETSSSKPPIASSEISNENSGNGEIDEDLLHIVSGAVQREIVGTNTAPKSRYYEAYKAQAVACRTYMEYHKRANGTYPSMPYAAPYAKTIELVKLVWNEKIYYNGSVINAVYHAASGGSTQSAKYVWGGTLPYLQARPSKYDDYISSSTISQSEAANILASNGISVSGDASNWFDLKNAALTDGGFIDRISICGTSVRGRTLRESIFGNSKLKSCKITDISVSDDNITFTTKGYGHGVGMSQLGALGYSANEGWNYQQILQHYYIGVTIR, encoded by the coding sequence ATGAAAGGAATACTTTGGAATTTAATCGCGTTGCTATGTGCTGTAGCAATCTTTAGTGGAAGCATTGTTTATGCGGCTTCTAATATAGAGAAAATAACAGCAAATTCAAGTAATACAATTGGAGAAGATGATTTTTATCAGAGTGATGTTGGTATTGGTGATCTGCTAAGCTCAGAAAATAGCAACCAAAGTTCATCTAACAATTCAAGCCAACTAAGCTCGGTAGAATCGTCAGCACCTAGCTCTAGTATTCCTTCATCTTCAAAAGTATCATCCAAGCAGCAATCTTCAAAACAGCAATCGTCTATACCACATTCTTCAAAGCCAAAACCATCCGAAACATCATCATCCAAGCCACCAATTGCTTCTTCTGAAATCAGTAATGAAAATAGCGGTAATGGAGAAATAGATGAGGATTTATTACATATCGTTAGCGGTGCAGTACAAAGAGAAATTGTTGGAACCAATACAGCACCTAAATCTAGATATTACGAAGCTTATAAAGCACAAGCAGTTGCTTGCAGAACCTATATGGAATATCATAAAAGAGCAAACGGAACTTATCCATCTATGCCATATGCTGCCCCATATGCCAAAACAATTGAATTAGTGAAATTGGTTTGGAATGAAAAAATCTACTACAATGGCAGCGTTATAAACGCTGTATATCATGCAGCTTCTGGTGGAAGCACTCAAAGTGCGAAATATGTATGGGGCGGAACGCTTCCATATTTACAAGCAAGGCCAAGTAAGTATGATGATTACATTAGCTCTTCTACTATTTCGCAAAGTGAAGCAGCAAACATATTAGCGTCAAATGGGATATCTGTTAGTGGAGATGCATCTAACTGGTTCGATTTGAAAAATGCAGCATTGACGGATGGTGGATTTATTGATAGAATTTCTATATGTGGTACCAGTGTAAGAGGGCGCACATTAAGAGAGAGTATATTTGGAAATTCTAAGCTAAAGAGTTGTAAGATAACCGATATTTCAGTTTCCGATGACAATATTACTTTTACAACGAAAGGATATGGTCATGGTGTTGGAATGAGCCAACTTGGTGCGCTTGGTTATTCTGCAAATGAAGGCTGGAATTACCAACAAATACTACAACATTATTATATAGGGGTAACGATTCGTTAA
- a CDS encoding class B sortase — MNFKDMLHSDNAFVNFFVPQNGDSKKTLIRKYSIYVIIILIIVGIIISCCYISAQHKHNDIANAMNQSALVTSINTPSSKSWSVIGEVESCLQNMSSTLSSISSESSSQIVSTNSKTNPNKMEPMNPPENYLEEFKVWFKTNRDVKGRLIVPNTHVNYPVTQTNNNTFYLNHNEYRASSGWGVPFMDYRSSIVPNKQSTNIIIYGHSDDKRGLQLSGIKNYKNLDFYKQNPVIQFDTAYERGQWKVIGFFLEDVSDKNPIGPFEYHNFVNATSEADFNNFVEAVRERSFYDTPVDSKYGDRFLTISTCYSLTSKDFRYVFVARKVRDGESTSVDTSSAVLNEDRLVPKRAIQ; from the coding sequence ATGAATTTTAAGGATATGCTTCATTCCGACAATGCGTTTGTAAACTTCTTTGTTCCTCAAAATGGTGATTCAAAAAAAACACTGATTCGCAAATACTCAATTTATGTTATTATAATCTTAATAATAGTGGGAATTATTATAAGCTGCTGTTATATTAGTGCGCAGCACAAGCACAATGATATAGCAAATGCAATGAATCAATCTGCATTGGTAACGTCTATTAATACACCAAGCAGTAAATCATGGTCTGTTATTGGAGAAGTAGAATCATGCTTACAAAATATGAGCAGTACTTTATCTTCAATAAGCAGTGAAAGCAGCAGCCAGATTGTAAGTACCAATAGTAAAACCAACCCGAATAAAATGGAGCCAATGAACCCTCCCGAAAATTATTTGGAAGAGTTTAAAGTATGGTTTAAAACCAACAGAGATGTAAAAGGCAGGTTGATCGTACCCAATACCCATGTCAATTATCCTGTAACTCAAACGAATAACAACACCTTTTATTTAAATCACAACGAATACAGAGCATCCAGCGGATGGGGCGTACCATTCATGGATTATCGTTCCAGTATTGTCCCGAATAAACAGAGCACAAATATCATCATTTATGGCCATAGTGATGATAAGCGTGGTTTGCAGTTATCGGGTATAAAAAATTATAAAAATTTAGATTTTTATAAACAAAACCCAGTAATTCAATTTGATACAGCTTATGAAAGAGGACAATGGAAAGTAATTGGTTTTTTCCTTGAAGATGTATCAGATAAAAACCCAATAGGACCTTTTGAGTATCATAACTTTGTAAATGCTACAAGTGAAGCTGATTTTAACAATTTTGTTGAAGCAGTACGAGAACGAAGCTTTTATGATACACCGGTCGATAGTAAATACGGCGATAGATTTTTAACAATTTCTACTTGTTATTCATTAACCAGTAAAGATTTCCGTTACGTATTTGTTGCAAGAAAGGTTCGAGACGGAGAATCTACAAGTGTGGATACTTCTTCTGCTGTATTAAACGAGGATCGATTGGTTCCGAAACGGGCAATTCAATAA
- a CDS encoding DUF4340 domain-containing protein, whose translation MSNKIKAIIAGGCVLLLLVAVLVVLVLTKKPAKEENPNSQEKNYITLVKETVDSIESLKIKNEKDEYTISKQGENKWGIKEIMEYPQAYHLYLETLGQAQSVTALEVIEKDATDLSKYGLLNPKLTFEVKPKNKPVIVIHVGEKSSDKKATYIRVGDQKTVYVASTDAFTNLYYDRYAYIDKVLIPGLESDEVKDIPKIDKMSVTRPDLEKPIVLEKFAEGELSANAATQASIKMTSPVHALISETPAQDLVYGNFGIIAESILKGNPTKEDLVKYGFDKPTSVFELKYNGTSSVKITTGKGIECKHEEGEDLTGHTHQIVSYYAMREGINQIYIVKASDLRWMKMQPKDILSTVAVLPHILDTQSIDVTLNNKKNTIAFQLNKDKPKDVNEITATLNGSKADINNAKAYFQCLQLTAIQDINKVQPNKAAAATVQYNYRNGKKDVVEIYVLDDRTCIISLNGNNAFVGRAGYVDKLVKELANLEAGKTVDTDW comes from the coding sequence ATGAGTAACAAAATTAAAGCAATTATTGCTGGCGGATGCGTATTATTGCTATTAGTTGCTGTGTTGGTAGTGCTTGTTCTTACAAAAAAACCTGCAAAAGAAGAAAATCCAAATAGTCAGGAAAAGAATTACATTACGCTCGTAAAAGAAACAGTTGATTCCATTGAATCTTTGAAAATTAAAAATGAAAAAGATGAATATACAATTTCAAAACAAGGCGAAAACAAATGGGGTATCAAAGAAATCATGGAATATCCGCAAGCATATCATTTGTACCTTGAAACATTAGGTCAAGCACAAAGTGTTACTGCGTTAGAAGTAATTGAAAAAGATGCAACGGATTTATCAAAATATGGATTATTGAACCCAAAACTTACTTTTGAAGTTAAACCAAAAAATAAACCTGTGATTGTCATTCATGTTGGTGAAAAATCCAGCGATAAAAAAGCAACATATATACGAGTGGGCGACCAAAAAACAGTGTATGTTGCAAGTACGGATGCATTTACTAACCTTTACTATGACCGTTATGCATATATTGATAAAGTTTTAATTCCTGGATTGGAATCAGATGAGGTTAAGGACATTCCAAAAATTGATAAAATGTCTGTTACAAGACCGGACTTAGAAAAGCCTATTGTGCTAGAAAAGTTTGCAGAAGGTGAGCTAAGTGCAAATGCTGCAACACAAGCTAGTATTAAAATGACCAGTCCTGTTCATGCGCTAATTAGTGAAACTCCGGCACAAGATTTAGTATATGGAAACTTTGGTATTATAGCAGAATCAATTTTGAAGGGTAATCCAACAAAAGAAGATTTGGTGAAGTATGGATTTGATAAACCAACATCAGTTTTTGAATTAAAATATAACGGTACTTCATCTGTTAAAATAACAACAGGTAAAGGCATTGAATGTAAGCATGAAGAAGGCGAAGACTTAACAGGTCATACGCACCAAATTGTTTCTTATTATGCAATGCGTGAAGGTATCAATCAAATTTATATCGTCAAAGCATCTGATTTAAGATGGATGAAAATGCAGCCAAAAGATATTCTTTCTACTGTTGCAGTACTTCCTCATATTTTGGATACTCAAAGTATTGATGTTACTTTAAACAATAAAAAGAACACAATAGCATTCCAATTAAACAAAGACAAGCCAAAGGATGTTAACGAAATTACTGCAACATTGAATGGTTCAAAAGCAGACATTAACAACGCAAAGGCTTATTTCCAATGCTTACAGCTAACAGCAATTCAAGATATCAACAAAGTACAACCCAATAAAGCGGCTGCTGCTACGGTTCAATATAATTATCGAAATGGTAAAAAAGATGTAGTAGAAATCTATGTATTAGATGACCGCACTTGTATTATTTCTTTAAACGGTAATAATGCATTTGTTGGACGTGCGGGTTATGTTGATAAGTTAGTAAAGGAATTAGCTAATTTAGAAGCAGGAAAAACAGTCGATACTGATTGGTAA
- a CDS encoding anaerobic sulfatase maturase codes for MPPISLLIKPASSTCNMKCKYCFYHDVTNSRAIANYGIMSDETIETIVKKAFQYADHVASFGFQGGEPTMAGLDFFKRVVALQKKYNVKNIKVTNAIQTNGLNMNDEWAKFLHDNDFLVGLSLDGSKLIHDKYRLDHLGNGTFDRVLNAAKIMDKHKVEYNILSTVNIDVANNIEKIYYFFKKQGFHYLQFIPCLDELKKEHGQNDYSLTPEAYGEFLKKLFSLWYVDLSTNKPMSIRYFDNLVMMLFGYPPESCGMSGMCSCYYMIEADGSTYPCDFYVTDEWRIGNVLTDEFEQMSQTETAKRFVEISKQVAPNCKECEHYHICRGGCRRNREPIGIDHNNENYLCPAFKMFFDFAKEDLIKVGKKFLR; via the coding sequence ATGCCACCAATTTCATTGCTGATTAAGCCTGCTTCGTCTACTTGTAATATGAAATGCAAGTATTGCTTTTATCATGATGTAACAAATTCACGTGCAATTGCAAACTATGGAATTATGAGCGACGAAACAATTGAAACTATAGTTAAAAAAGCATTTCAATACGCAGACCATGTTGCAAGCTTTGGATTCCAAGGTGGAGAACCGACAATGGCAGGACTTGATTTCTTTAAAAGAGTTGTTGCGCTGCAAAAGAAATATAATGTTAAAAACATTAAAGTAACGAATGCAATTCAAACTAATGGGTTAAATATGAATGACGAGTGGGCAAAGTTTCTTCATGATAACGACTTTTTGGTAGGACTTTCACTGGATGGAAGTAAGCTTATTCATGATAAATATCGTTTGGACCATCTAGGTAACGGAACCTTTGACCGTGTTTTAAATGCTGCAAAAATTATGGATAAGCATAAAGTAGAATATAATATTCTTTCAACGGTTAATATTGATGTGGCAAATAACATTGAAAAAATATATTATTTCTTTAAAAAGCAAGGCTTTCATTATCTACAGTTTATTCCTTGTTTAGATGAACTAAAAAAAGAGCATGGGCAAAACGATTATTCTTTAACACCCGAAGCATATGGCGAATTTTTAAAAAAACTGTTTTCCCTATGGTATGTCGATTTAAGCACAAACAAACCAATGAGTATTCGCTATTTTGATAATTTGGTTATGATGTTGTTTGGTTATCCACCTGAAAGCTGCGGTATGTCGGGTATGTGCAGTTGTTACTATATGATTGAAGCAGATGGCAGCACCTATCCTTGCGATTTTTATGTAACGGATGAATGGCGTATTGGCAATGTGTTAACAGATGAGTTTGAACAAATGAGTCAAACAGAAACCGCAAAACGTTTTGTTGAAATTTCAAAGCAAGTAGCACCTAATTGCAAAGAGTGTGAGCATTATCATATTTGCCGAGGTGGGTGCCGAAGAAATCGAGAGCCAATAGGAATTGATCATAACAACGAAAATTATCTTTGCCCTGCATTTAAAATGTTCTTTGATTTTGCAAAAGAAGATTTAATAAAGGTAGGGAAAAAGTTTTTAAGATAA